A stretch of the Planctomycetia bacterium genome encodes the following:
- the dacB gene encoding D-alanyl-D-alanine carboxypeptidase/D-alanyl-D-alanine-endopeptidase, translating into MSQFLILTAMVWFVPFTLQAQSATRHSLSEAVKEVTELPRYKTSHWGMLVVDAVNGEVLLDHQSDKFFAPASCTKLFSVAAALESLGPDFRFRTPLVHTGKLDEANKTLQGDLILVASGDLTMGGRTLPDGTIEFANNDHTYANGSTRGQLTSVDPLQGLNQLARQLAEKVKSIEGEIIVDDRLFERAESTGSGPGRLTPILINDNLIDFTITPAEKVGEPAKIEYRPKGSAIHVDAQVNTVAAEENGKAVKPVITMVAQQYGRYVVRGTIPEKHKPLVRVKEVDDPASHARSLLIDALRKAGVQVKTSSLAVNPHEKLPASDAVKNLPRLVELESSPFSENAKLILKVSHNLHASTLPLLMAAQKQQQTLNQGMRLQGQALKRIGVPLDSVIFGGGAGGARADHVTPRAAVTLLKQMAQREDGKPFRQALPIVGVDGTTAVSVNKDSPARGKFQAKTGTLSWSNGMQNNSIMTSKALSGYGETAKGRQIIFAFFVNHAMIGETGTEQAGKDLGRLCEIVFQME; encoded by the coding sequence ATGTCTCAATTCCTCATCCTGACTGCAATGGTATGGTTCGTTCCTTTTACATTGCAGGCACAAAGCGCAACACGTCATTCGTTATCGGAAGCAGTCAAGGAAGTAACGGAACTGCCCCGCTATAAAACCTCGCACTGGGGCATGCTGGTGGTCGATGCAGTTAACGGTGAAGTTTTGCTCGATCATCAGAGTGACAAGTTTTTTGCACCTGCATCGTGTACCAAGCTGTTCAGTGTTGCTGCTGCCTTGGAATCGCTAGGCCCAGACTTTCGGTTCCGCACACCGCTGGTGCACACCGGCAAACTGGATGAAGCCAATAAGACACTGCAAGGCGACCTGATTCTGGTTGCCAGCGGTGACTTGACCATGGGCGGTAGGACTTTGCCTGATGGCACCATCGAGTTTGCCAACAACGATCATACCTATGCCAATGGCAGCACTCGTGGGCAACTCACTTCAGTTGATCCCTTGCAGGGGCTGAACCAACTCGCCAGGCAACTGGCAGAGAAAGTAAAAAGCATCGAAGGAGAGATTATCGTGGATGATCGACTCTTTGAACGTGCTGAAAGTACTGGCAGTGGACCAGGCAGATTGACTCCTATTCTCATCAACGACAATTTGATTGATTTCACCATCACGCCAGCCGAGAAGGTTGGCGAACCCGCCAAAATCGAATACCGTCCAAAGGGAAGTGCTATACATGTCGATGCCCAGGTGAACACGGTAGCTGCAGAGGAGAATGGAAAAGCAGTCAAACCAGTTATCACCATGGTTGCACAGCAGTATGGGCGATATGTCGTAAGGGGTACCATTCCTGAAAAGCATAAACCGCTGGTTCGGGTAAAGGAAGTGGATGACCCTGCATCGCACGCCCGAAGCCTGTTGATTGATGCTTTGCGAAAAGCTGGTGTGCAGGTGAAAACTTCGTCGCTGGCAGTCAATCCACATGAAAAACTACCTGCCAGTGATGCTGTGAAGAACCTACCCAGACTGGTTGAACTGGAATCGTCACCATTTTCCGAAAACGCCAAGCTGATTCTCAAGGTCAGTCATAATCTTCATGCCAGCACACTTCCTTTGTTGATGGCGGCACAGAAACAGCAGCAGACATTGAACCAGGGTATGCGGCTGCAGGGGCAGGCATTGAAACGAATTGGCGTGCCACTGGATAGTGTCATATTTGGTGGTGGAGCAGGGGGAGCGAGGGCGGATCATGTCACGCCACGTGCTGCAGTAACTCTGTTGAAACAGATGGCACAGCGCGAGGATGGCAAACCCTTCAGGCAGGCTCTTCCTATTGTGGGCGTAGATGGAACCACGGCTGTTTCAGTAAACAAAGACAGCCCGGCACGAGGCAAGTTTCAAGCCAAAACAGGTACGTTGTCCTGGTCAAACGGCATGCAGAACAACAGTATCATGACCAGTAAAGCTCTATCGGGTTATGGCGAAACAGCGAAAGGCAGACAGATCATTTTTGCCTTTTTTGTCAACCATGCCATGATTGGTGAAACTGGAACAGAACAGGCAGGTAAAGATTTGGGCAGGCTATGTGAAATCGTTTTCCAGATGGAATAA
- a CDS encoding PepSY domain-containing protein — translation MNADTQTHGTVWKKENARLFTSFRHPVERGKLVAINYRVLMRKSHRWGAFVIAVPFLVVIVTGLLLQLKKDWHWVQPPTMKGKGLSPEMTLAAILEAARAVPEAGIRDWSDVERLDIQPKRGLVKVQSKNRWEVQLDLDTRQVLHSAERRSDWIEALHDGSWFHDNAKYWVFLPTAVIVLGLWITGIYLFFLPWEVKWARRQREKQAAG, via the coding sequence ATGAATGCCGATACTCAAACACATGGAACCGTCTGGAAAAAGGAAAATGCCAGGCTGTTCACTTCATTCCGGCATCCTGTTGAGAGAGGCAAACTGGTGGCTATCAATTATCGTGTTTTAATGCGGAAATCTCACCGGTGGGGTGCTTTTGTTATTGCAGTTCCCTTTCTGGTCGTCATTGTCACGGGCCTGTTGCTGCAACTGAAAAAAGACTGGCACTGGGTGCAACCACCCACGATGAAAGGGAAAGGGCTTTCGCCCGAAATGACGCTGGCAGCCATTCTCGAGGCGGCACGGGCTGTTCCAGAAGCGGGGATTCGTGACTGGTCAGATGTTGAAAGGCTCGACATTCAGCCCAAGCGAGGCCTGGTCAAGGTACAATCGAAAAACCGATGGGAGGTACAACTTGATCTGGATACTCGACAAGTGCTGCACAGTGCTGAACGACGCTCCGACTGGATTGAAGCATTGCACGATGGTTCATGGTTTCATGACAATGCGAAATACTGGGTCTTTCTGCCCACGGCAGTTATTGTGCTGGGTTTGTGGATCACCGGCATCTATCTGTTCTTTCTGCCCTGGGAAGTGAAGTGGGCCAGACGCCAGCGGGAAAAGCAAGCTGCTGGCTAA
- a CDS encoding DUF1501 domain-containing protein: protein MNQFCSTRRHFVQSSGFGLSSLALSWLFQNEQVHAQPPKKPDLTKTTYNLLPKPTHHEPKAKAMISLFMVGGPSQMDLFDPKPKLNELDGQQFPGDVKYDNPAQASSKVLGSPWKFSKHGQCGMELSELLPHLGKIADDITLIRSMQTNVNNHGQSVYALNSGRPLAGRPTLGSWLTYGLGSVSQELPAYVALTDPRGFPLLGGENWSNGWLPSLYQGTVVRPKEPRILNLDAPTHLQGTVQTKQLDLLRQLNEEHLQQHPGEQELAARIANYELAAKMQLAARDAFDLAKETEATKKLYGIDNPVTRDYGERCLIARRLVERGVRFVQIWNHGQSWDHHGSILGELPKRCREVDQPAAALVTDLKSRGLLNSTLVHFGGEMGRLPVRQNDLGKEKVGRDHNTYGFSHWMAGGGIKAGYVHGETDEFGHKAIKDIVHHYDWHATLLHLFGMDHEKLTYLRNGSEMKLTDNQGGKIIQSLFS, encoded by the coding sequence ATGAACCAGTTTTGTTCAACACGTCGACATTTCGTGCAATCCAGCGGCTTCGGATTATCGTCGCTGGCATTAAGCTGGTTGTTCCAGAATGAGCAAGTCCACGCACAACCTCCCAAGAAACCTGATTTAACCAAAACCACCTACAACCTGCTGCCTAAGCCTACACACCACGAACCTAAAGCGAAGGCGATGATCTCCCTGTTCATGGTGGGTGGCCCGAGTCAGATGGATTTGTTCGATCCCAAGCCGAAGTTGAATGAACTCGATGGCCAACAGTTTCCCGGTGATGTGAAGTACGATAATCCGGCACAAGCGAGCAGCAAAGTGCTGGGGTCACCATGGAAGTTCAGCAAGCACGGCCAGTGTGGCATGGAACTTTCCGAACTGTTGCCTCACCTGGGCAAGATTGCGGACGACATCACATTGATTCGTTCGATGCAGACCAATGTGAACAATCACGGCCAATCGGTTTATGCTCTGAACAGTGGACGCCCGCTGGCAGGTCGTCCCACACTAGGCAGTTGGCTTACCTATGGATTGGGCAGCGTATCACAGGAGTTACCAGCGTATGTGGCTCTTACTGATCCGCGAGGCTTCCCACTGCTTGGCGGAGAAAACTGGTCGAACGGCTGGCTACCTTCCCTGTATCAGGGTACGGTGGTTCGACCCAAGGAACCTCGCATTCTGAACCTGGATGCTCCCACTCACTTGCAAGGTACGGTGCAGACGAAACAACTCGATTTGTTACGTCAACTCAACGAAGAACATCTGCAACAACATCCTGGTGAACAGGAACTGGCAGCGCGTATTGCTAATTACGAATTAGCTGCAAAGATGCAGCTCGCTGCACGGGATGCGTTTGACCTTGCCAAAGAAACCGAAGCAACCAAGAAACTTTACGGCATCGATAATCCGGTAACCCGAGACTACGGCGAACGCTGCCTGATTGCCCGAAGACTGGTGGAACGAGGCGTGCGGTTTGTTCAGATCTGGAACCATGGGCAGTCATGGGATCATCATGGAAGCATCCTTGGCGAACTTCCCAAGCGCTGTAGGGAAGTGGATCAGCCCGCAGCAGCATTGGTGACGGATTTGAAATCCCGTGGATTACTGAACAGCACCCTTGTGCACTTTGGCGGCGAAATGGGCCGCCTGCCTGTGCGACAAAATGATCTTGGCAAAGAGAAAGTTGGACGCGACCACAACACCTATGGGTTTTCCCACTGGATGGCTGGTGGTGGCATTAAAGCTGGTTATGTTCATGGCGAAACAGATGAATTTGGTCACAAAGCCATCAAGGATATTGTTCACCATTACGACTGGCATGCCACGTTATTACATCTGTTTGGCATGGATCACGAAAAACTGACTTATTTGCGTAACGGTTCTGAAATGAAATTGACCGACAACCAGGGTGGCAAAATTATTCAATCACTCTTCAGTTGA
- the dut gene encoding dUTP diphosphatase — MLNQIAIAIQQLPGNQDLPLPAYQTEHAAAMDLPAAVTAPLLIQPGQLVLIPCGFSLAIPPGYEGQVRPRSGLAIKHGLTLANAPGTIDADYRGEVKVGLINLGREPVQIERGMRIAQLLIAPVMRVNWQVVDTLPVTERGAGGFGHTGK; from the coding sequence ATGCTAAACCAAATTGCGATTGCAATCCAACAACTTCCGGGCAATCAGGACCTTCCACTTCCCGCCTATCAGACAGAACATGCTGCTGCGATGGATCTGCCTGCTGCGGTTACTGCGCCGCTGTTGATTCAACCTGGTCAACTGGTGCTGATCCCCTGTGGTTTCAGTTTGGCTATTCCACCTGGATATGAAGGACAGGTTCGGCCTCGTTCCGGACTGGCCATCAAGCATGGATTAACCTTGGCAAATGCTCCGGGAACCATCGATGCTGACTATCGAGGAGAAGTGAAAGTTGGTTTGATTAACCTGGGCAGGGAACCAGTGCAGATCGAACGGGGCATGCGCATTGCACAGTTGCTGATTGCCCCGGTCATGCGAGTCAACTGGCAGGTTGTGGATACGTTGCCCGTCACCGAACGTGGGGCAGGCGGCTTTGGCCACACTGGAAAATAA
- a CDS encoding HAD-IB family phosphatase: MITVIIPVLNECPTVASVVAYAKKAPGVTEVIVIDDGSIDGTPELAEQAGARVVMSTLMGKGASMEDGIWAATNEIVMFLDGDLSGLEEDVIARMTRPIIDGKADFVKARFSRSAGRVTMLTARPLLLTFFPELAHFEQPLGGLIAARRSIFRKIRFETDYGVDVALLLDIAATGATIEQVDIGHLQHDSQPLEVLGDMAKQVVRVILDRAARYNRLDLQQVREVQEVERRSQAEMSMIFQRLGQPEKLALFDMDGTLLKGRVVVNLAQRTNKTHELNQLLDSASMEPDERTRRIAALFAGTPRKVFEEAALSMPLMSGAAELVVSLRKAGYRVGIVSDSFRVATEIVRRRVFADFSLAHVMRFQNNVATGEITLSPAMQHDKGCPDHKICKLNVLLHMSEHLGVDVSRILAVGDSDPDSCMLQGAGIGVAFQPKSAVVESAADHVYHDNLLQILDCLGERVVQWKVTSENLDEISLFASPM; encoded by the coding sequence ATGATAACAGTCATCATCCCAGTTTTGAATGAATGTCCCACGGTAGCCTCGGTGGTGGCCTATGCAAAGAAAGCCCCCGGTGTCACGGAAGTGATTGTGATTGACGATGGTTCGATTGACGGTACACCCGAACTGGCGGAGCAGGCAGGCGCCCGCGTGGTGATGAGCACCTTGATGGGCAAAGGCGCTTCGATGGAAGATGGCATCTGGGCCGCCACCAACGAGATTGTGATGTTCCTCGATGGCGATCTATCCGGGCTGGAAGAGGATGTCATTGCTCGGATGACCAGGCCGATCATCGATGGTAAGGCTGATTTCGTCAAAGCCCGGTTCTCCCGCAGTGCTGGGCGTGTCACGATGCTGACAGCCCGGCCGCTGCTGTTGACGTTTTTCCCGGAACTGGCCCATTTCGAACAGCCACTGGGTGGTCTCATTGCTGCCCGACGATCCATCTTCCGCAAAATCCGGTTTGAAACAGATTATGGGGTAGATGTGGCGCTATTGCTGGACATAGCAGCCACTGGTGCAACCATCGAACAGGTAGACATTGGTCATCTGCAGCACGACAGTCAGCCGCTTGAAGTGCTGGGCGACATGGCCAAGCAGGTGGTGCGTGTGATTCTCGACCGGGCAGCACGATACAACCGGCTCGATCTGCAGCAGGTACGCGAAGTGCAGGAAGTGGAAAGACGTTCGCAGGCTGAGATGTCGATGATCTTCCAGCGGTTGGGGCAGCCTGAAAAGCTGGCGCTTTTCGATATGGATGGGACACTGCTCAAAGGCCGGGTGGTCGTCAACCTCGCCCAGCGCACCAACAAGACCCATGAACTGAATCAACTGCTGGATAGCGCTTCCATGGAGCCTGATGAACGTACTCGGCGTATCGCGGCATTGTTTGCAGGAACACCGCGCAAAGTATTTGAAGAAGCAGCACTGAGCATGCCCTTGATGTCAGGCGCCGCCGAACTGGTGGTTTCCTTGCGTAAGGCAGGATACCGGGTGGGTATCGTCAGCGACAGTTTCCGGGTGGCGACAGAGATTGTTCGACGTCGGGTATTTGCTGATTTCAGCTTGGCCCACGTCATGCGGTTTCAGAATAACGTTGCTACGGGCGAGATTACCCTGTCGCCCGCGATGCAGCATGATAAGGGTTGTCCCGATCACAAGATCTGCAAGCTGAATGTGTTGTTGCACATGAGCGAGCATCTGGGTGTGGATGTTAGCCGGATACTGGCAGTGGGTGACAGTGACCCTGATTCCTGCATGCTGCAAGGTGCAGGCATTGGTGTAGCGTTTCAGCCCAAATCAGCAGTGGTGGAAAGTGCTGCCGATCATGTGTATCACGACAATCTGCTGCAGATACTGGATTGTCTGGGTGAGCGTGTGGTACAGTGGAAAGTCACTTCTGAAAATCTTGATGAGATCAGTCTTTTTGCATCCCCGATGTAA
- a CDS encoding UvrD-helicase domain-containing protein: MDLLQDLTPAQRDAVTHHEGPLLVLAGPGSGKTRVITRRIAHMLRSGIKPWNILAITFTNKAAGEMRKRVDEVVPKNRVIISTFHSLGVRLLRQYASTLGMEPNFTIYDMGDRNALIKESMKQAQVDPDGSHTTPDRVQAAISRAKNELKGPEAFASNARDFFDEKVSRVYPIYEKKLRAANGMDFDDLLFWLAYLLRKYPEVRTELDARFKYVMIDEYQDTNYAQYVIAKQLSMDFPNLCVVGDPDQSIYRFRGSDIRNILDFERDYPQARTITLDQNYRSTKSILAAADSLIAHNRSRKPKKLVTQNAAGDRIKLLNFASGLDEAYGIAKIIRELVDTQDIKFKHCAIFLRMNALSRVLETAFIKQRIPYQIVRGLAFFDRKENKDVLAYLRLLVNPMDTISFRRAVNVPARGVGDTSMQKLEDFALPREISLLSAAQKMEQIPEIKGKAAKGLRDFAALMQGLQPMLETSAGEAIREVINRSGYRAMLAAGTGEDLERLENIEELITAADEFDAELAQRTEGEIGKQAGASSNLAAFLEHITLRSDQDAHDASADQVSIMTMHAAKGLEFPVVFMPAFEMGILPHERSANNQDELEEERRLAFVGITRAERHLFISHADYREFRGSQMCAIPSPFLDELPEDVLEKQRVASDLDRFDPRHEENYRYDRPSFRQAPVMTRSVPKPTFASLKTGAELAGLTAPPAGPKDLNAFVVGATVKHGVYGLGKIQEVSGLGAGKRVKIRFGSGEKTFIAEKAPLEVVPKP, encoded by the coding sequence ATGGATTTGCTCCAAGATTTAACACCTGCTCAGCGCGATGCGGTCACTCATCATGAAGGACCGCTTCTGGTTCTAGCCGGTCCCGGCAGTGGAAAAACACGCGTCATCACCCGCCGGATTGCCCATATGCTGCGCAGTGGCATCAAGCCCTGGAACATCCTTGCCATCACCTTCACCAACAAGGCAGCTGGTGAAATGCGGAAGCGGGTTGATGAAGTGGTTCCGAAAAACAGAGTCATCATCAGCACCTTCCACAGCCTGGGCGTCCGATTGCTCAGGCAATATGCTTCCACGCTGGGCATGGAACCCAACTTCACCATCTACGATATGGGTGATCGGAATGCTCTCATCAAGGAATCGATGAAGCAGGCCCAGGTCGATCCCGATGGCTCACATACTACGCCGGATCGTGTGCAGGCTGCCATCAGCAGAGCTAAGAATGAACTGAAAGGGCCGGAAGCGTTTGCCAGCAATGCCCGTGATTTCTTCGATGAGAAAGTCTCACGAGTGTACCCTATTTACGAAAAAAAACTCCGTGCGGCCAATGGCATGGACTTTGACGATCTGCTGTTCTGGCTCGCATATCTGCTGCGAAAATATCCTGAAGTACGCACGGAGCTCGATGCCCGTTTCAAGTATGTCATGATCGATGAATATCAGGACACCAATTACGCACAGTATGTCATCGCCAAGCAACTCTCCATGGACTTTCCCAATCTGTGCGTGGTGGGCGATCCTGATCAATCGATCTACCGGTTTCGTGGCTCCGATATCCGCAACATTCTGGATTTCGAGCGCGATTACCCCCAGGCACGCACCATCACGCTCGATCAGAACTATCGTAGCACCAAATCCATCCTGGCTGCTGCGGACAGTCTCATCGCCCATAACCGTTCGCGAAAACCCAAAAAACTGGTCACGCAAAATGCTGCAGGTGATCGGATCAAACTGCTGAACTTTGCTTCAGGCCTGGATGAAGCGTATGGCATCGCCAAAATCATTCGCGAGCTGGTGGATACCCAGGATATCAAATTCAAACATTGCGCCATCTTCCTGCGGATGAATGCTTTAAGCCGGGTACTCGAAACAGCTTTCATCAAGCAGCGTATTCCGTATCAGATAGTGCGTGGCCTGGCGTTCTTTGATCGCAAGGAAAACAAGGATGTGCTGGCCTACCTGCGTTTGCTGGTGAATCCCATGGACACGATCAGTTTTCGGCGTGCAGTGAATGTACCTGCACGGGGCGTTGGCGATACTTCGATGCAAAAGCTGGAAGATTTCGCCCTGCCTCGCGAGATCAGTCTGTTGTCAGCGGCTCAGAAGATGGAACAGATTCCAGAGATCAAAGGCAAAGCAGCAAAGGGGCTGCGAGATTTTGCTGCCTTGATGCAGGGGCTTCAGCCTATGCTCGAAACCTCTGCGGGAGAAGCAATTCGCGAAGTGATCAATCGTAGCGGATACCGGGCCATGCTGGCTGCAGGCACCGGTGAAGATCTGGAACGGCTGGAGAACATCGAAGAACTTATTACAGCAGCTGATGAGTTTGATGCTGAGTTGGCCCAGCGAACTGAAGGAGAAATTGGCAAGCAGGCCGGCGCCAGCAGCAACCTGGCGGCATTTCTGGAACACATCACCCTGCGAAGCGATCAGGATGCCCATGATGCATCTGCTGACCAGGTTTCCATCATGACGATGCATGCCGCCAAGGGATTGGAATTCCCTGTCGTCTTCATGCCAGCATTTGAGATGGGCATACTGCCTCACGAACGGTCAGCCAACAATCAGGATGAACTCGAAGAAGAACGCAGGCTGGCATTCGTCGGCATCACCCGTGCTGAGCGGCATCTCTTCATCAGTCATGCAGATTATCGCGAATTCCGTGGGTCGCAAATGTGCGCCATTCCCAGTCCCTTTCTGGATGAACTTCCTGAAGATGTTCTGGAGAAGCAGCGGGTTGCATCTGATCTGGATCGGTTTGATCCCCGTCATGAAGAAAACTACCGCTACGATCGTCCGAGTTTCAGACAGGCACCGGTGATGACGCGTTCCGTACCCAAGCCCACCTTTGCCAGCTTGAAGACAGGGGCTGAGTTGGCTGGTCTGACTGCCCCACCTGCAGGCCCGAAAGACCTGAATGCATTTGTCGTGGGAGCGACAGTCAAACATGGTGTTTATGGCCTGGGGAAAATCCAGGAAGTCAGCGGACTGGGCGCAGGCAAGCGCGTCAAAATACGGTTTGGCAGCGGCGAGAAGACCTTCATAGCAGAAAAGGCACCACTGGAAGTGGTGCCCAAGCCGTGA
- a CDS encoding MarC family protein, producing MVVSLVSIFTMIDPLGNIPVFIALTEGLSPAHVRRVAARAILTALVILVLFQFAGQAIFDLFHISSNSLQIVGGVIFFVTGYEMLQARLTRSLHDNGPSETNYANDIAITPLGIPMICGPGAITTVILRMTEADSSLKKGMLLLTIVVALAISFLMLVAAKSILRFLGESGNKVLLRLMGLIVMAIAVELFFSGLTPYVKAMLAK from the coding sequence ATGGTGGTGTCGTTGGTATCGATCTTCACCATGATTGATCCACTGGGCAATATCCCCGTTTTTATTGCATTAACGGAAGGTCTCAGCCCGGCGCACGTTCGCAGGGTAGCTGCCCGTGCAATTCTCACTGCACTGGTCATCCTTGTACTGTTTCAGTTTGCAGGTCAGGCTATTTTTGATCTTTTTCATATTTCATCCAACAGCCTGCAGATTGTCGGTGGTGTTATCTTCTTTGTGACAGGCTACGAAATGCTCCAGGCCAGGCTGACTCGTTCTCTGCATGATAATGGCCCCAGCGAAACGAATTATGCCAACGATATTGCCATCACCCCGCTGGGTATCCCCATGATCTGCGGCCCAGGTGCTATCACCACAGTCATTCTTCGCATGACGGAAGCAGATTCTTCACTCAAGAAGGGAATGCTGCTACTCACCATTGTGGTAGCTCTGGCCATTTCCTTCCTGATGCTGGTTGCTGCCAAATCTATTCTTCGCTTCCTGGGTGAATCAGGCAACAAGGTACTGCTGAGGCTGATGGGCCTGATCGTGATGGCTATTGCTGTCGAACTATTTTTCAGTGGTCTTACGCCATATGTCAAAGCGATGCTGGCTAAGTGA
- the arfB gene encoding aminoacyl-tRNA hydrolase has translation MLPTRKESLQDLVVPLHPDGEVQIGVDEFHWQFSRSGGPGGQNVNKLATKAQLRWNPRQSALPLDVQLRLVKNSRSYFTSDGEMLIVSQRYRTQLQNMQDCLKKLHELILLAVPPPKIRRATRPTRGSRERRLQSKKQHSERKAARRMKHD, from the coding sequence ATGTTGCCAACACGAAAAGAATCTCTGCAGGATCTGGTTGTTCCGCTGCACCCTGATGGCGAGGTGCAGATTGGAGTGGATGAATTTCACTGGCAGTTTTCCCGCAGTGGTGGCCCCGGTGGGCAGAATGTCAACAAGCTGGCCACCAAGGCTCAGCTTCGCTGGAATCCTCGTCAATCTGCATTGCCTCTGGATGTGCAGTTGCGACTGGTCAAAAACAGCAGAAGCTATTTCACCAGCGATGGCGAAATGCTGATCGTATCACAGCGTTATCGCACACAGCTTCAGAACATGCAGGATTGTCTGAAGAAACTGCACGAGCTTATTCTGCTGGCGGTTCCGCCGCCGAAAATCAGACGAGCTACCAGACCAACCCGTGGCTCCAGGGAGCGACGACTGCAATCCAAAAAACAGCACAGTGAACGCAAAGCGGCTCGACGCATGAAACACGATTAG
- a CDS encoding calcium/sodium antiporter produces MLLSIVLVILGLFLLVVGGEVLLRGAVGLATLLKLTPAVIGLTVVAAGTSVPELAVSAIAAWQDKVDIAVANVVGSNIFNITVIIGMCAVIYPLTIVGNTIQLEYPVLVIVTLLCLVIAQDGSINFLDAILCIVIYVSFTAYLVNLVRQQLTVSQKEVLQSEVKELTVDPAKPRFWKCALFIITGTALLGGGAHSTVTGASELARMMGWTERIIGLTIVSIGTGLPEVVASLVSSIRGRSDMAIGNVIGSNLFNILMILGLSGLMRPLPVQESILQMDCRWMMGVTLVLFPLMFTGKKINRWEGVLLLLVYAVYLFLLITVPE; encoded by the coding sequence ATGCTGCTTTCGATTGTCCTGGTCATTCTGGGTCTGTTTCTGCTGGTGGTGGGCGGAGAAGTGCTATTGCGCGGGGCGGTGGGGCTGGCTACGTTGCTCAAGCTGACCCCAGCAGTAATCGGTCTGACCGTGGTGGCAGCGGGAACTTCGGTACCGGAACTCGCAGTGAGTGCCATTGCCGCCTGGCAGGATAAGGTTGATATTGCAGTTGCCAATGTCGTTGGTTCCAACATTTTCAACATTACCGTGATCATTGGCATGTGTGCGGTGATTTATCCGCTCACCATCGTTGGCAATACAATTCAACTGGAATACCCGGTGCTGGTGATCGTCACACTGCTGTGCCTGGTGATAGCTCAGGATGGTTCGATCAACTTTCTTGATGCGATTCTATGCATCGTGATTTACGTGAGTTTCACGGCGTACCTGGTAAACCTGGTGCGTCAACAACTGACGGTATCACAGAAGGAAGTGCTGCAATCGGAAGTGAAGGAACTGACAGTAGACCCTGCCAAACCCCGCTTTTGGAAATGTGCATTGTTCATCATCACCGGTACAGCCTTGCTGGGGGGTGGAGCGCATTCGACGGTCACTGGGGCTTCGGAACTGGCCCGCATGATGGGCTGGACGGAACGCATCATCGGCCTGACTATTGTATCGATTGGTACCGGGTTGCCTGAAGTGGTGGCATCGCTGGTATCCAGCATCCGGGGCCGAAGCGATATGGCGATCGGAAATGTGATTGGTTCCAACCTCTTCAACATCCTGATGATTCTGGGCTTGAGCGGGCTGATGCGACCGCTGCCGGTGCAGGAATCCATTCTTCAGATGGATTGCCGATGGATGATGGGAGTAACGCTGGTCCTGTTTCCACTGATGTTTACCGGCAAGAAAATCAATCGCTGGGAAGGGGTTTTACTGCTGCTGGTCTACGCCGTGTATCTGTTCCTGCTGATTACTGTTCCCGAATGA